The Ipomoea triloba cultivar NCNSP0323 chromosome 4, ASM357664v1 DNA segment acccgtgtgATACAcgaaaaaaattttgttattatgaatttaaataaaaacattatgaaataaaaatatattaatatgtacaatataataatatatttgaattttcatatatttggtcaattaagtatctattatcagagcatacaaaattaaaattaaaattaaaattgtgtataattaatataatctctaatcatgtatgtatttagataaatttatagagaaaaatttacataattaaattgaattattcctcatcgtatttcatatatattataattctaacaatatgaataataactaagaaaattatacttaaaattaaaaaatataaattttaaattttgtatatgtgattttaaacgcTGATCAGATGCATTTACTTATATAattgtgtaatacagtgtatatacaaataatatttactaatatgtatgtatgaaaattctataatataatttctataattataatttatattgatatattataattaatataattaaatttagaaattaaaacatagaattttaattttatatgattaattaatatagtgcataagtatatgtatgtatgcatttttaaaaatataaatatgtatgaacacatattttgttaattttataattttattttttattatattttatattttattaattataattaagaaaattacctttacaaattaaaagaatttaatttttaaatttatatggattaatgtagccCCTAACTATATTACGTCCAACTATAAAAGAGATTTTATATGTCCTAAAGAAATGTGTTGGTAAATGGTAATATAGATCGCATTCGATTATACTTTGTGTTTTCTTCATTGCACTTCTTAcgattattttcaaaatttaccctgttatgtttttgaaaattattactCAATTTCTTAACACCcgttaaaataatttaagaatgaTTCGTTATTAATTTAATGCAATGTTTTTCCTTTTATGTTAATGACTAGAATGGTTATCAatttaatgtaatatttattttccgTTTACGTTAATGGCTGCgcttctaatggaaaaacaattCTCCATAATTGCCGTTataatagtatatttatattacaaagAATCTAAAACCAATattgatgaaaaaaatttaaaatataatatacttaTATTCCAACTTGTAGGATGTGAAAATATTGGTTGATTCaaaaatttaagactaaattttgataaattaagATGAATGATGCATGATAGAattcatttttacttttattaattgataCAAATTATGTGATACATTACAAGTTCTTATTATAGCTATTACATAtcacttttgaagaaaaaaaaatgttcaatgAATAAAGATAATCTTACGTAGTACAAAACACTCTACTCGATCTATATAAAAATAGTACTTCAACTATAGTGaaaatttaacatatttttgaaAGTTAGTGTACGAGAATAATATCTCTTATTATTAAAACTGCATTCTATAATTCCACATATATagtttacatttatttttatcatatatttttgttattttttattcattagtcAAGTTTTATTCGTGCATTGCGCAGTAATAATCTAAAAGCCTAATAAGTATCAATCAAGATTATATCcttaatttatgtccctcttattgtatgctaataaatgtatacattttactttaaatgttgtacacttcaatgttattatataaaattgtccctactacattcttgttatacaaaattacccttacaccattataacaccgttactttttaACTCCaccattattaccatacacatatatctatcatatccttttcctattctttaattatcattttattaaaatcattatataattaatttaatggttgattatattttaattaaatttctataaatggtaaatcatatatgtgcgtgtataaaatacatatattatttgtgtatatataattcgaattataaattctaattatttgtatttattagtGTTTTAATATTGGGAATAAATTTTCGCGCAttgcgcgtacaaaatactagtaagaataataaaaatagaaagatCTATGTAAagccaatatatataatacacaattAATGCCATAATATTATAccaaatgtcaattttttgttACAACGGAAATCTGTAGCCAAAATTCAAGGTTATACATTGCGTAAACCTCATTTCTATGTAAAAGTTTACAAACCGCACTAATAAGAGCCTATGCAACGGATTCAAGCGAGAATGTGTAAACAAAATTTGAATTCTTGACTTTCTGATATAAAAATCATGTTCTACCTACTACACCAATCCTCTAAGACTTAACAAGATTAGCTtgtattatatttgttattagatTAGATGTTAGATATTACTTGACAATAATTCAACGTCTTTAATTGATgagttaattttaaatttgaattaggaattattttatcttttccaCTTTGAATGGATTCAaaatcaactaaattttattttcgcAATATTTAACCATTAATGGGAAAATGTTACCCCGCACAATTTAATGACAGTTACCTTAGTATAATAAATAGTACGTATGTGCATATATGCTGGCCATAAATgtaatcattataatattttaatttatgatgtgcaatttatacggagtaaattataatattttaattaataaatcattattacttttttatcatcattattattgtgtaggtATATTAATAACgtcatttttaatgtcatttaagtatatatttattgatgAATGACTAAAAACAGTTATGCACAATAATGTTATGATGACCACCGAGGATGttctgaagaaaaaaaaaaagcactaaAAGTAAACTAACACTCATAAATCTAGAACTAAAAATAGAATTGACTCATAAAAGTAACACCAGTAGCGAGTGCAAGCTAGCGTGACCCCGTTATATCTAATTAAACTTTTATCTATAGTGTAACATATTGTACTATTTACGGAGTGTTAATTAAACTTTTATCTATAGTGTAACATATTGTACTATTTACGGagtgttaattattattatgtttgtattttGAACCATTTAACtgttaaagaattttttttgaatacaactgactctgttacattgtATTATCTGTTtaaatatactttctcaacctattgaagcacaaagagtcaattcgcctccactgagactcgatctcatAACTCTTTAAGAATTAGACTCTCGATTTACTTTTCCAAGgaatgtggaaaaaaaaaagtcatgctTTTAAGAAGTAGCTTAAAATCTCACATGCAACTTGTTTGACtattaaacttataattttttttatgagactTATGATTTCTAATTCTTCTATATGAGACttataatttctatttttttttataaaataaaatagggcTTAGAGTTTTCAGTTTTGCatgaattaaaaatttgtaatttcaaatattctttttaaaaaacttaatttcaaatatttaagTAACTACTTGACTTTGAAGGTGGGTGCCAAATTTTCACACATCTTAAGTTAAAATCATTGTTGAAGGGGCATGCTTGGCACAGGAGGCGGAGGCTTTGGCGGTACGGGAAGCGTTGAGTTGGCTAAAGGAGCAGCATTATGACAATGTTATGATAGAAACGGACGCAAAGCAGCTACTTGATCATTTTGCTAAAGACAATATTACTCCTTATGGTTTGCTTATTCAGGATATTAGTACTCTTTTATATCAGTTTTCAAATATCTGTATTCGTTTTGTTAAGCGCTCTGCTAATCAGGTGGCTCATCTTTTAGCTAGAGATGCTAGTAGTGTGCTGGGTGCTCGGTTTTGGTTTGATACCGGCCCCTCGTTTATTTTTCAGGCTCTTTGTAATGACCTTAtgagtttataatatttgtgtgtgttttctcaaaaaaaaaaaaagttaaaatcattgttgcaaaaatcgggCCGACTGTCTAGATTATCACTGTAACCGGTGTTCTAGGTGGTAGATTACGCCGCCTAGtcagccgattagctattgttccattttttaaaatggattatttcgctcaaaaacCCTAAACCATTCAAATctgttacaaataaaaaaaaagtaaaaaattttgaaataagcTACtcttccaaaaaataaaaaattgatttgaaagTTTGGAACTAAGTTGATACTTTGCGAGTTGTAACTTAATTTGTGAAATTGTgttttattctttaaatatgtatacaatttacaatttcaaatgacttttaggttaatattttaatattactccgtaactattaaaaatataaaatagtttataattatcaagtttttaaaaaattaaaaaaaattaaaattttaaaagtaaataaataaataaagggcGCCCGAGGAGCGCCTTTTTCAACATTGTTTAAAAGATGATTGTGGGTAATAAATTTGTAAACGTAATTAGGCGGTGAATCTAATAATACTCTATTACCTCTAACCCATTGGCGTCCCTAAGTttaattttactctaaaaacAGTCAAAATCGTGATTGAAAAACAATAAACTAACTTTCGTAGTaagtcatgagttcgagcctcagtgtgggcaatgttgactttgttgggcttcagtaggtaAAGAAAGTATATgcacagatactacatgtaacatggtcaatagtattttttttttttaaaaaaaaaaaaaaactttcgtAGAACACCCGAAGTAACAATCTCTCTAAATACATCAGCTACTAATCGACAAGAAAAAAATTTCTTGCAAAAATAGTCtaaatcatcaacaacaaaaGCCAACTAGGCAAAGActtgaaagaaaattaaagaaaagataGTCTACCAAATTAAAACCATTCTCCAAAACGTTCTAAATGTCTAAGTATCACTTAATTGTTGCATTTGATAGAATAGTAAAATTAGAAAGGTTTGAAAAAAGAAACTTTGTAATTTATTCCttcataaatatgtcaattattaatgttatttcttaattattaatagtgtaaatgttgcccctcaatttttaaaacatagCATATATTACTCTtctcttgaattattagtggtgtaaatatggTTACACATCGTTTCCCGGTTCAAAGGCCACATTTCTTTCTCCAATTTTCATTTGTTATCCTTCCACAGACAACAATATTTCTCCTTCTTCCTATTTGGGAAAGGACAATATATAtcacgttttgaaaattataaggCAACATTTATACCACTAATAAGTCAAAGGTGACATTGaatcattgataattgacatttttgtaaacaacataaattacaatttttcctttgaAAAATAATGGAATTAAAAGGGTTTAActtctctaattaaaaaaaaaaaaagttttaactaaaaattttgaaattaaagtcATAGAACCATATGATAGTTTATAAAAGCGATATCCCAAAAAACTAATTGCTTCAATAAGTTCAATTACTCtttgccaaagatcttgtgatctagtgacacccgattgcaccccacatgggagggggtgggttcgaacctcagtggaagcgatattgactctttgtgtttcatttggttgagaaagtagctatgaacagatactacatcgtaacagagtcaatagtaaaaaaaaaaaaagttcaattattcTTCCAAACACACAACTAGGATAGTCAAGGCAAGCTTTTACTCATATTAGCCGGTAATAGTCGTGGCGATCTTAAACAATCAATTCTAGACAAATACAATCAAATTCAAAGGTAAAGATAGATAGATGTTGTATTTGCAAGAATAGATTGTTGAATTCATATTATTATGGCAGACAACTTTAGAACTTGGCCTCCCCTTACTGCATGGACAAAGTATTCTAATAATAACCAATACCAAATAACAAAAGGAACTATAATGTAATGTGCAGTTTTTGAGTCCTAGCTTCCCCACTTTAATTTACCTAAGTAATAACCTCCTCATGaactaaaacaaaaagtaagcTAAGATTTCTCACAACCAAAAATTGAGGGAGCTGGTGAAAACTGGGCTCTCGGTAAAGAACCTGCTGTAAATTGGCAAGACAGCTAATTTACAGAACCCCGTCGTCAAGTAGTGGCTGTCCAACATCTGCAATCCTAGTAACGACTCTCTTGTTAGCTGCCCAACCTCTGCTAACAACCAAAATTTCAGTATTAGAAAAAACCATTCAAGCGTACTTCCTAAAGTTCACAAGATATTAGGGGTCGGGAAGCTGCTTTTTcttcaaataaacaaatactaaACCTATCATGATTCAAACAGTTATAATGTTCTAGTGATGATCGATGATGTAGCAGTAATTGACAGAAGACAACAAACCCATCAAAGTTATCTTGTTGATGCAAAGCCTGGAAACAAGATAGTAAGAGAATAATGATACACAAGTTTCTTGACTGTGAAGGAATTATGTTGTGGCAAGTGGCAACGGGTACAAATACAATACCTCACCCTTTTATACGTAAAGCTAAATTGCAAGTTATACCAGTCTAACTAAATACTCCACTCTGTGCCACAATCTTGTAAACTTGTTTATGAGTTTTCAAAATCATCGAGTGCAAACATTTGAGCAAATTGCAGTGTAGAGAGTAGAGACCTTACACTAGTGGAATGGAGCTCTACTGGGTCTGATTCATTATTATCCTGCGTCATAGACACCTTGCTTGTTAACCTTTAAATTGAGATAACCAAAGAAGCTACATTTAGTTTGAAAGAGAGGTGCAATCATGATACCTCCAGTAGCAAATCTTTGCGTGTAATCATACCAATTACACGAGAAGCACGTGGAACAACAAGTATATGTCTTAGTCCCAACTGGCGAAATAGATTATACACCTGCACCATCCATGCATTTATTTCAGGGTCACTAGagacaataatttaatttgaaattaattgttgggcggaggcccgtgaagggtcaagtccagcaattAGTGGCTACGAGGATTGTTGGATGGAGGttggtgaagggccaagtccagcaccctgccATTCGAAAATGTGGTGgcggtataagaaaataaagttgcgccctTCACTatgagctatagcttttggcgtaatgGTAAGCACTTGATTCTAACATTAATAAAGTACCAAGGCCACCTTCCTTAATTTGCCCCATATTCTCATAATTTATAGTTTTATACTTGAGTAGAAATGATTTCTTCCACTACAACTTTATCATATTCTCATCCCATGGAATCAATCAAAGGTATAGTACATAAAGATGTAACCCAGAAAAgactaaggccctgtttggtaaatgaatgttggctgattggattggctgtttgggttagaatgaatgattcgttgataatattagctgattgtagaaagttgtgtgataaattagctgttagtggatagttgtttggtataatttcttttctcaaaaagctaattgaaaaggctgctttgagtagccttttgaattgtAGCATTTGGAgttaaaaaaacttattaaccaaactaatagtgatcaaataagccaaaattggctgataggctgattatttaccaaacagggcctaagaAACTACCATGAATCTCACCTTAGTTAATGACATGTCTTCGGGCACAATGTATGGAGATGGGTTTATAAACGGAGCAAGGTCAATGTACATTTCCATGTCATCTTGAGTGAGATGAATATCACCTATAGATATTCCTTTACTAGAGACGGGTTTTACAAACTCGCTAAGGTTGTGCCTGTTAAGTGTAGAAGCAAGAAATGTTTAGATGATGGATTAATCAGCCCTACACCACTATGAAAATCAAGGATCGCTTTTACCTGATTGGTATAGAACCATCTCTTACATTACACGGCAAAGGGCTATGTTGAAAATCAACCTTGGATTGCAGAAGTACCAATAAATGACTGTATTAAGAAGAATATTTCATCATTCTTAAGTCGAGGCATCTAACCAAAGCTGTTATCGCTGAAAATACTGTTTACCCAGATAGAATGATACCTTCGTAGTATGAGTCCAATGACTAGTGTCTCCCCATTTCTAGTATGATCAATGACCTAGGAAgcaataaaaagtaaatattgaAACGCACTCAGAAGAACCGAATAACAAAAACGTCAAAATGCAAGGTTCTTACAGGGAAACCATTATGGTTATTACTCTGCAAGATTGAAACTGTATCTGCCACCTTCACAACACGGGGAAAGTAGATGACCTACATAATACATGAACTAGAGCAAGTGAGCAGAAAATAGGCACAAATTCTCACAGAAGAGGGTGAGGAAatgaaaaagttaaaattgagtcTGTCAACAAGcaaaaattttataaacaatGAACAATAGATATATTAATTTCTTGCATAGGCTCAAAGCGCCTTGTGGAGAAATGTTGAGCCAGtctctaatattattgtgaaggAATTTGATATGGAGAACTCCAGAAATTACTCAAATGCACATCAtacaaaaagaagaaatgaagcaGAGCTTTTATCACAACCAATGCCATAGCTATTTTGCTTTAAGAAATCCAGCCAGAATTGAAAACAGAAAATGTTAGTTTGTCATTTGGCATATGTAAGTGACTTTGACCTTTTGATTCCTAGATGCCTCTTTTGCTGTCAAATAACGCATTTGATATTTTGGTCTTGATTCAAGTAGTGGAATGCTCCTTAATCTGGCCTGTTCCTCGTACAATCCTTCATTGAAAGCATCACCAACAGCCTGCAGATGGTAAAAATTTACTCAAATTAGCAATATGAATGTGgggtaaaaaaatattatttaaagttAAATTCACACCTTTGATATGAGCAGAACAAGCATGATGAGAGGCAGGAATTTCAAATTGTTTGAAATTTCAACCATTATGACACAAAGAGACACAGTCATGCGCATTGATCCTCCCAGAAAAGATGCAGCACCCAGCAGAGCATACCTAAAAATTTCACCAGTAATTGGCAAACAAATAAGGAAGATAGAAAGGGATCATcgggatgatgatgatgttgttgaGGTATAACCATGAGTTATACAAGTTATACATACACTCAAAACTTTAACACTGATGTGACATTTTTTCAACATATTGTTCCCTTCTTTTTGGCAAGATTCTGATTTCTTGTGTTTTTTACTTGGCTCTAATATAAACTTTCCTAAATTAACTAGTCATAAGTTCTATAGTAAAATTGGTTAAGTCGGCTCATAATCTGTCAAATTGTCtcagataaaataatttaatgggAGTAATTGTATCAATAGGACACAattgaataaatgaaaaataaataagtaatggACTCACGTTCCCTCTTCAATGTCAAGTTTCCTGTAAAACCTAACAACAAACATGCCAACCAGACGCCCATAAGTTGAACCTATCATTATGCCAGGAACGAACTGACCAGCTGGAACAGCAGTACCAAAAGTCATCACCGCTAAGGTGTAAAACATTACCTGAGAAACATGATACTTTCAAGTTCACAAACAATAACACAGGAGAAGTATTGCATCCCCCCAACACCTAATAGAGGGTTCAGGGTTACTTGTAACTTTCATAATTCACAAAAAAGTcaagttaaaaaattttatgatAATATTAAGTAATAAAATAGAATGAATTACAAAAGTAAGATTGCTGCCTTCACTTAGAAGTCCAATATCTTCCCAAATAAGAACAAAAACGGCATAAAAATGAAGGTTGCAATGTACAGAAAATATGCAGGGAGTCACATAGGATGCATACCAGAAAGGTAAGAAGGCTTTGGGCACTAAATTCATGGACTGTATTCGCACTAAATAAGTTTCTTATAGCATCATCCTGCAAATGTAGAGCACACAGACTTCATAAGCTGAAAAAAGGTTCTGATGGTGTGATAGATATCAGTGTattaaaaagagaagaaaaggtTGTGGCAAAAATTGAAGTAACCTGAGTGTTGAAGAATAAGGTTGCAAGGTCATTGTACTCCTTCTTGTTCTTGCAATAGaactgaaaataaatataattataagaatGACCAAAGATACCAATAAAATGTAAAGGATAATCTGACATTCAACAAACTGAAGAAACAATGCGCGCAaaagaacaataaaaaataaataatggcCAAAACAAGCAGACATACATTCCAAATAACATTGAAGATCTACTTAAAGTCTACGTATATGAGATGTGCAATCAATTTTACTTTAATAtgattattaaacattattaatgCTTATGCATGCTACATTGCAACATTATCAGCACGCAAACTGAGAATAATGGCAAAAACTCATTTGCTAGATCCTGTCCAAACACAAACATAATCTTTAGAAATAAGGTTGCATACATTTACATAATTTCCATACATTCCTGGTGCACGTGGGCATTCAATGCCTGAGTTGGCATCAAAATCAGGACAAGGAGTGCATCTTCTGAACAGTGGCAATCCAAATGAAATAACTGAAGTTATCACAGAGATGAGACACACTTCAATGATCTGCAAggtaataaacaaacaaataaataataagcaAAGGAAGGAAAAGATGTAGTCAATTACCATGAATTCAGCAAATAAACTTATATCCACGAGGATATGAAAACGTGGAAGTCA contains these protein-coding regions:
- the LOC116015704 gene encoding chloride channel protein CLC-d-like isoform X1; the protein is MLSNHLQNGLETAKTMWSRLPAEEEEELEGLVPSKKMEDGSVESLDYEVIENYAYREQQAKKGKLYVGYSVVVKWLFALLTGIGTGLAAVFINISVENFAGWKYSLTFQIIQKSYFAGFLVYTLINVALVLSSVYIVTHFAPAAAGSGIPEIKGYLNGIDMHGILLFRTLIGKIFGSIGSVGGGLALGKEGPLVHTGACIASLLGQGGSAKYHLSSRWLQVFNSERDRRDLVTCGCAAGVAAAFRAPVGGVLFALEEVTSWWRSQLLWRVFFTSAIVAVVVRSAMGWCKSGKCGHFGSGGFIIWDISGGQDDYSVQELLPMAIIGVVGGLLGALFNQLTLFITHWRRNYLHKKGSRVKIIEVCLISVITSVISFGLPLFRRCTPCPDFDANSGIECPRAPGMYGNYVNFYCKNKKEYNDLATLFFNTQDDAIRNLFSANTVHEFSAQSLLTFLVMFYTLAVMTFGTAVPAGQFVPGIMIGSTYGRLVGMFVVRFYRKLDIEEGTYALLGAASFLGGSMRMTVSLCVIMVEISNNLKFLPLIMLVLLISKAVGDAFNEGLYEEQARLRSIPLLESRPKYQMRYLTAKEASRNQKVIYFPRVVKVADTVSILQSNNHNGFPVIDHTRNGETLVIGLILRSHLLVLLQSKVDFQHSPLPCNVRDGSIPIRHNLSEFVKPVSSKGISIGDIHLTQDDMEMYIDLAPFINPSPYIVPEDMSLTKVYNLFRQLGLRHILVVPRASRVIGMITRKDLLLEDNNESDPVELHSTSVRGWAANKRVVTRIADVGQPLLDDGVL
- the LOC116015704 gene encoding chloride channel protein CLC-d-like isoform X2, giving the protein MLSNHLQNGLETAKTMWSRLPAEEEEELEGLVPSKKMEDGSVESLDYEVIENYAYREQQAKKGKLYVGYSVVVKWLFALLTGIGTGLAAVFINISVENFAGWKYSLTFQIIQKSYFAGFLVYTLINVALVLSSVYIVTHFAPAAAGSGIPEIKGYLNGIDMHGILLFRTLIGKIFGSIGSVGGGLALGKEGPLVHTGACIASLLGQGGSAKYHLSSRWLQVFNSERDRRDLVTCGCAAGVAAAFRAPVGGVLFALEEVTSWWRSQLLWRVFFTSAIVAVVVRSAMGWCKSGKCGHFGSGGFIIWDISGGQDDYSVQELLPMAIIGVVGGLLGALFNQLTLFITHWRRNYLHKKGSRVKIIEVCLISVITSVISFGLPLFRRCTPCPDFDANSGIECPRAPGMYGNYVNFYCKNKKEYNDLATLFFNTQDDAIRNLFSANTVHEFSAQSLLTFLVMFYTLAVMTFGTAVPAGQFVPGIMIGSTYGRLVGMFVVRFYRKLDIEEGTYALLGAASFLGGSMRMTVSLCVIMVEISNNLKFLPLIMLVLLISKAVGDAFNEGLYEEQARLRSIPLLESRPKYQMRYLTAKEASRNQKVIYFPRVVKVADTVSILQSNNHNGFPVIDHTRNGETLVIGLILRSHLLVLLQSKVDFQHSPLPCNVRDGSIPIRHNLSEFVKPVSSKGISIGDIHLTQDDMEMYIDLAPFINPSPYIVPEDMSLTKVYNLFRQLGLRHILVVPRASRVIGMITRKDLLLEDNNESDPVELHSTSRLGS
- the LOC116015704 gene encoding chloride channel protein CLC-d-like isoform X3, which translates into the protein MLSNHLQNGLETAKTMWSRLPAEEEEELEGLVPSKKMEDGSVESLDYEVIENYAYREQQAKKGKLYVGYSVVVKWLFALLTGIGTGLAAVFINISVENFAGWKYSLTFQIIQKSYFAGFLVYTLINVALVLSSVYIVTHFAPAAAGSGIPEIKGYLNGIDMHGILLFRTLIGKIFGSIGSVGGGLALGKEGPLVHTGACIASLLGQGGSAKYHLSSRWLQVFNSERDRRDLVTCGCAAGVAAAFRAPVGGVLFALEEVTSWWRSQLLWRVFFTSAIVAVVVRSAMGWCKSGKCGHFGSGGFIIWDISGGQDDYSVQELLPMAIIGVVGGLLGALFNQLTLFITHWRRNYLHKKGSRVKIIEVCLISVITSVISFGLPLFRRCTPCPDFDANSGIECPRAPGMYGNYVNFYCKNKKEYNDLATLFFNTQDDAIRNLFSANTVHEFSAQSLLTFLVMFYTLAVMTFGTAVPAGQFVPGIMIGSTYGRLVGMFVVRFYRKLDIEEGTYALLGAASFLGGSMRMTVSLCVIMVEISNNLKFLPLIMLVLLISKAVGDAFNEGLYEEQARLRSIPLLESRPKYQMRYLTAKEASRNQKVIYFPRVVKVADTVSILQSNNHNGFPVIDHTRNGETLVIGLILRSHLLVLLQSKVDFQHSPLPCNVRDGSIPIRHNLSEFVKPVSSKGISIGDIHLTQDDMEMYIDLAPFINPSPYIVPEDMSLTKGAGLGPSPTSIQQSS